Sequence from the Cucumis sativus cultivar 9930 chromosome 1, Cucumber_9930_V3, whole genome shotgun sequence genome:
AATTACGTTGTTAACACTAACATTAGAAAAATGCACTATATAAACTAAACTCTCTAACCTTAGAGGTGCTTGATctattctttaatttgaattattctatctgaaaaattattctttctttaacTCGTGGATGTAACTCAGTGAATTACATAAATCTACATGTCGATTCTTAACCATTTTAcgcttttctattttaattgtCAACTCTATTAGTTGATGatcttaacaatttttttttttagaaatgcACTCACATCAACGTGTTCGACCCAATCACATTGTGCCCTAGACCAAGTAAGAGTGCATTCCAGTCATTAAACTTTTGTTGGTTTTGTGGTATTCAGTCGTTTATCAGCTCGAAAATCGTTTGGAAGGATAAATTCAAGAAATAACAATCCAAATGTTGAAGACCAATAGTTTCTCTAAACAGATTCAATCCTTTGATTCATCCTTAGTCGCGAGAGGACATGTGTTTAGTGAGAATTCATCTAAAAAAATGGTCGAATCCCATAGAGCCATTTAATTAGCAtgtaatatttcttttcattactTAGGGTGGGTTTGGAGTGAGAAAATGTTACTTGTTTGGGGAAGAATTATGATaacccttctttttttctcaatgtttCCTTATTCTTTACTCATACTTTCTTATTCCTTAATCAATCATTCCTTATTCTTCCACGATTCATCTCAATCCTTTCTAAcgtataattaatcaatttaggtttaaatgttatttaatccatttcttctcatttataattttcatacttgcgagtttttttaattttaatctttttatttaaaaaacacaatttttttaagttatgaatttggtacaattacattaatttaaaattttaatttgatattttaggatttatttatttatcgaTCATTGTAatgtattgtatatattacaACTCGTTGAGTTACTACGTTAATTTTATGGACAGGCTAACAGAGCCACCCCATATACAACCCCCACAATCTCACCACTCTCACCTAATGGATGTGCGAGTGTTAAGGATATAGGATGGAGGTATTGAAGGTGACGAGAAAGGGATCGGATGGATTCATAATTCCCTCATAGAGAAACTTCTATAATTATTCCATCTTCAAGAAGCACAACAAATATGACCATATGctaccaaaacaaacaaacaaataaaactaacTGCAATTCCATCTTTCAAGAAGCAAATGCCAAACAGCAAAAAGTAAATGATACACTTTCAATACTTGGGTTAAGAGCTAAATGAGAACAATCAACATGGCTAATAAACTACATAATAAGGTaacaatacaataaaatatgaaatattagGTAACAAGAATTGTTTTCCGTCGTATCAGCTCAATGGAAAACCCAAAATGCAGAACACCAACCATTCAAAAAGTGGGTTTGGCCCAGATATAAAAAACAACATGGGCTTAAAAGCCCAACTTCCTCACACATACTGAATATGCAGATAAAAGCAGCTTCACATTAATTTagagggaggaaaaaaaaagaaaagaatttagtCCCAAGATAAGCCTTGTGAACTTGGTGTTGACACGAAGCAACTTGACATTTAATAAAGGATGTGCCTGTGAAGCCCCAAATGAGATACTAGCTCAAGCAGGGATCATGTGCTTATATTGAATTTGACCTttcatagagagagagagagagattcgAATACTAAGTAGATAGAAATGGAAGTAATGAGATGATAAGAAAAGCGTGAAAGTGGAAACAGACATTCAAGCACTAGAAAGGTTATGGATATTGAGTTCATGAATTGCATGCGTTTGGCCCTCACCAATAATGGAACAcccgagaaaaaaaaaacaaaaacaaaaaaactattacAGCAAAATGGACTTTTGCTGATCCTCCAAGCTAAGCAACACTTCATTAAAGTCCTTCCTATCATTTGGTTAATAAAAATTAGGGGGGGAAGTTGTGTATAAACCAGGCATTTGGTGTTGTGCATGTGAGTCAATGATGAGTAGCTTTAACTTCACTTTGATTCATAGAAAAGCTTATCCTTCAACAGAGGagaaattgaataaatgaGATTGATTAACTtataatcaaaacaaaaaatatatatgatggAACAACACATTATCTTATTCAAGGTGTTCAGCTGGATAGATGAAATATAATTCTATAGACCTGCACTCAAGTATAAGACATAATTGTATGTGTTAAGAGTGAGAGAGAAGGCTGGTGTCCTACAATTTTGGACTTGTCTAAGGGTGGATTAGAAACATACCTTCTCCACCAAGCATGTCATTTTTTCTGACCTTGAGAGGGCAAAATGGTAAACTGACTTGAATAAAAGGGAGAGAAATGGCATTCTTATGATTGTGTCCTTCCCTTTTACAAcctcttttgtttttacttgATCAACAAAATTCAAGTCCAAGCAACAGCCATTTCTCAAGACACTATAAATGTATTCCAAAAGCATCACAAAAGGAACTATAATCACAACTTTCCTCTCCTGCTTCTGCTTCTATTTCAAGGCTCTTGGTTGAGGCAAATCGACAAACATGACTCGAATGCTTACTTTCCTGTTCTGTCTCGCTTCCTTCACATTTCTTTCCATTGCCCAAGCTGACGGCAGAGCTCCTCATGGCTTGGTATATGAGAGCCCGGTGGCCTTTTCTCCAATGGCATATGATTTCTTCCATCCAAGCACTCAGAATCCCAGTGGGAAAGACCCATGTGGTGATTCCAAATGTTCCCCCCTTCCCCTTGCGGCACAAGTGCAATCCACCCCTGCAAAAGAAAGCAAATACTCCACAACGATCCAGAACAGTAACCACCGCGTGGGGGCTGGGGGGATTCTGGGAATTGTGTTTGGCATCACATTTGCTGTGTTTTTGACAATGGGAGTGTACTATGTTCTACGTACACGCCAAGCCAATGCAAACCGAGCTATGTCTGCTGCACAACCTAGCGCTTGACATGGGCAAAGCCAACATGTTTATCAGATTAGACAAACACTTCGGCACTTCACTTCTCTTCCTTTGTGTAATTCTTCACTCTTTCTTGCCATGGCTTTACATATTTATTGTTCTGTTATAGAAGTAGGAGGCTAATCTAAAGCTATCATCAAAATTTCCCTAAACTTTTCATCTTCATCCCTCCTCTCCCTCAGTGTGTAAAATCaagtttgtaaaatttttGCCCCCTTGGAGTTTCTAGATTTGCTCCTACTAATATAGCATGCAACAAATGTCAAAGAAAATCCACAACTTTGCATTGAGAGCTTTGAGAAATTAAAGCACATTCAATCAACACTGCCAAAGAATAATCAAATgaaggaaacaaaatatttaccatccCGGCATTAAATGTTCATAACGAAGAGGTGATTTTAAGATGATATCGAAATGTATGATTATCAACACAATATGGTGAATCTGGAAACTATGGCCAACAAAAGATGGAATTGTTTGTAAAAAGGGTGGGAACTTTACAACAAAAGGTTTTGAGAACCAAGGTTGAACTTGAGAACACATACCATGCAGATGCTTCATGGTTGTCAGATAGAACAAAAGACTACAAATACAAATGACAGAACATGCATAGATTGCCAGATCAATGCCAAGAGAATCAAAATGACAAATGAAACAGTTAACAGTAAGcattgtacaaaaaaaaatgtatgatcTCACATTAAAGTGTTGGTGTAGGATAACAGATAAGTTCAAAATTTGGGAAATCTTTGAATCTTAATtcaacatataaattataaacacaGATTTCAAAGAGCAGCATAGTTAGGGAAAGCGAGAAAGAGATGTCTGGAAGGCTGGGGAGCTAGAACTTCAAAATTGCAGATTTCTGAGTTACCAATGAGACGTACTAAAGACATCAAAACAATATAGACTACAGAGAAACAGGCTTAAATGTTGTGTAGACCCTTGTAAAGCTTATGGCTGTCCTACAGCcaaaaatcaattagttaatatctAAGAATGAGAAGtccataaattttacaaaCGTCTTACCACTACATTTCACAAATTGTGATGTGATGTCCATTGTCCAAACATATGAATGACAATGCAAGAAATCACATATCTAAAGCGAATGAAAGTTTAATCAAGGATGCAACTATGAGCTATATGACTTTGCTCTATTGGCACAAAATCTATAAATGATATTTGGAAACAAGGATTCTcttatttgaaatagttttAAGGAAAGTGTTGACTGTTGAAATATCTTTCCATACTTAGTTTGGGATAACTGGTATAGCCCCACAAGACCTTCCAAGGGCAAGTATTTTGTTAGGCACTCCATTAGAAATTGAATACTGTAGTGTACAGACacaaaaagtaacaaaagaaAGGCCCTACGACCAGTTGAACATTAGTCCATTGCCCTCAAGCTTTGTCTTTCAACCACTAATATAcatgaaaattattcaaaaagaCAATCTTCTATCTTCTTAGGAGCACAATTCATGACATTTAACTTAGAGACTTTCCTACCTCCAACCTCCGAGTACCCCTCCTTGGCAACTTTGAGAATCCCTCATTTTGGGAAGTTATCTTCagtaaaattcaaaagagGCTCCAAGGATGGAAATGCTTACTTTTTCTAGCCAAACCACTTACTAAATGCCTTAAGAAGATTCTTTAAGACTTTCATTGGATAGATATACTTAGTTGCATCAAGGCCTCCATTTGGGCAATTTTTCTTGAAAGCCAATCCCGTTGCTAATTGGAGTTGGAAAGGTGCTCATGAATAATCTGCCAAGGGAAAGACATTTGGAAAGCTACACCCGTTGCAACTTCcaaaatctctttttttcttggtcTAAGAAACAATTTACTGATGGtatgaaattacaaacaagGGATATCCCCAGTGTGGAGGAAAAGCCAAGGTAATGTGGGGGGGATTTAGACCAAGATACAACCATATTAACTATAGATTCAAAAAATAACGGAAAGGGAATGGCCAACCCCAAGCCTACTTTATTGGAGTAAGTAGGCACTGACCTTCACATTTCATTTTGGGAGGACCCAAGGGTTGACAAGGCAGCCCTTCACCCTCTCAAACCAAACCTTTACTCTCTTTCTAGAGAAGCCAATAGGACCACTTAGAACCTCACTCTAAGAGTTCTTCCCAACTACAAAAGCGCTCAATAATGCTCTTttctacaacaaaaattaaaagattgaaGAGGTCTGCTACTAGACGAGAGTAAAGATGAAGGGGGAAAGTGGATTCATCACCTTAAATAAGTCTCAACCTGCCACTTATGAAGACGAAATGGTTCGCAGAATGAAGGCAGCCCCCTAATACAGCACCACTATATAATATTGGAACTTCCAAGAAGTTAGAAGACATCCAAAAATCCCAGTCAACTCCATTGGCTTAGAACAAGGTGTAAGCCTTTCCAAAGCCTGTCTTCAAAGAAGCCTTCCAATTCTTGCTAACATTCTTATCAACCTAATCAGAAGCCTTTTCAAAGAATGCATGCTGTTTCATTAGCACAGAAAGTCTTCATAAATACATAACATCTTTCATGATTTTCAGTGAATCAGTAGCCTAGCCAATTAATTAGACAACTAGCTGAACAAGATTAAAGTCAAGACTCAAAACAATTGCCTTTCTTTGGCTAGTAACAGACAGTACAAActaatattcaaattcaaaactaaactaaaacataCAATCAATAGCAAGCAACGTATACAAAATCTCCAGTGTGGAAATGGAACTTTCagaaatttgatttcttttaggGAAGAAATTAAGGGTTAGATACTTTTTTGCACTCCTGTGTTCCATAGCAACAAACCAAGGTGCTAGATAATTGTCTCTTTTATACGACTATTATACAATAGTATTTAGCCATCAGTTCATCAATTCATGAGCACTAGCAGTGTATAACTGATTGCATTCTCACTCGTGCTCATATGAGGAACTACTAACCAAATATTCGACTACTCACTCCCCACAATAGTATGTTAACAATTTAACCACATGACTTCTCAATGAAATACATAGGGAAAaaggaattaagaaaaagagcAGTTTTATTGCTTTAAAGGCCTAAAGCTCATGGCTCTGGAGTTTGATTCACGGacataacataaattcttTGATAATCCAGAATGTTAAAActagtaatttaaaattctgtTTCCTTACATGTTTCACAAATTGATATTAGACACATTGATGAAAGAAACCATTCTCAACATATCACCATCCCCGTGAACTGAGTGCCTGAATCACGGGTC
This genomic interval carries:
- the LOC105435923 gene encoding uncharacterized protein LOC105435923, coding for MTRMLTFLFCLASFTFLSIAQADGRAPHGLVYESPVAFSPMAYDFFHPSTQNPSGKDPCGDSKCSPLPLAAQVQSTPAKESKYSTTIQNSNHRVGAGGILGIVFGITFAVFLTMGVYYVLRTRQANANRAMSAAQPSA